One Campylobacterota bacterium DNA window includes the following coding sequences:
- a CDS encoding OadG family protein, with amino-acid sequence MFFESVKIMLLGMGTVFLFLIIMNYMTVLMSKMINKYFPEAPKAPEPTPRAQAKRSDDKAKVAAIAAAIHHHQLTQN; translated from the coding sequence GTGTTTTTCGAAAGCGTCAAAATCATGTTGTTGGGCATGGGTACCGTTTTTTTGTTCTTGATTATCATGAACTACATGACCGTACTGATGTCCAAAATGATCAACAAATATTTCCCTGAAGCCCCAAAAGCGCCTGAACCGACTCCCAGAGCACAGGCTAAACGCAGTGATGACAAAGCGAAAGTGGCAGCGATTGCCGCCGCGATCCATCATCATCAACTTACCCAAAACTAG
- the ppa gene encoding inorganic diphosphatase codes for MDLTKIGYGENPDKVKAIIEIACGSNIKYEVEKESGALVLDRVMHSAMYYPANYGFVNKTLSQDGDPADILILTEYPMVEGCVTNCRLVGVLIMEDESGIDEKLLAVPTSKIDPTYEEIQDLGDIPQHTLAKIKNFFETYKMLEPGKWVKVKGFENKAAATKILQDAINNYKE; via the coding sequence ATGGATTTAACCAAAATCGGCTACGGCGAAAACCCGGACAAAGTCAAAGCGATCATCGAAATCGCCTGCGGGTCCAACATCAAATACGAAGTGGAAAAAGAGAGCGGTGCGCTGGTACTGGATCGGGTCATGCACTCGGCAATGTACTATCCGGCAAACTACGGCTTCGTCAACAAAACCCTCTCGCAAGACGGTGACCCCGCGGACATTCTGATCCTGACCGAATACCCGATGGTTGAGGGATGCGTCACCAATTGCCGCCTTGTCGGTGTTCTCATCATGGAAGACGAAAGCGGTATCGACGAAAAACTCCTGGCGGTCCCGACGTCGAAAATCGATCCGACGTACGAAGAGATCCAGGACTTGGGCGATATCCCCCAACACACGCTGGCAAAAATCAAAAACTTCTTTGAAACCTACAAAATGCTCGAACCGGGCAAATGGGTCAAAGTCAAAGGGTTTGAAAACAAAGCCGCCGCGACCAAAATTCTTCAAGACGCCATCAACAACTATAAAGAATAA
- a CDS encoding transglycosylase SLT domain-containing protein, whose product MRFLALIALLAVSLLSDDVINKMTPKQLYVLQTVRDVAKSIPDKNGRTYENTLSAICLTESSAGKNIIGDFRKKKSITKASLGPMQIRIATARHVSQNVKKLRWLNDLSDAQLAGRLLGDIKLSAKIATHYLVLLQNNRKDHFYAISGYNGGLSNRPYYNRVMKNMDLVNRLLSSGKIS is encoded by the coding sequence TTGAGATTTCTTGCCCTGATTGCCTTGCTGGCTGTGTCACTTTTGAGTGACGACGTCATCAACAAAATGACTCCGAAACAACTCTATGTTTTGCAAACGGTACGGGATGTTGCCAAAAGCATTCCCGACAAAAACGGCAGAACGTACGAGAACACGCTCAGCGCCATTTGTCTGACCGAAAGCAGTGCCGGAAAGAATATCATCGGAGATTTCCGAAAGAAAAAATCGATCACGAAAGCATCGCTCGGACCGATGCAGATCCGAATCGCCACCGCCCGCCACGTGTCGCAGAACGTTAAAAAGCTGCGCTGGCTCAACGACCTGAGCGACGCCCAGCTCGCAGGACGGCTGCTCGGCGATATCAAACTTTCGGCCAAAATCGCAACCCATTACCTGGTTTTGCTCCAGAACAACCGCAAAGACCATTTCTATGCGATCAGCGGATACAACGGGGGACTCTCCAACCGCCCCTACTACAACCGCGTCATGAAAAACATGGATCTGGTCAACCGTCTCCTCTCGTCGGGAAAAATCTCCTGA
- a CDS encoding methyl-accepting chemotaxis protein: MVNFSTIKGKLIALMVLSFISYVTLGYLTDSNNRDANKTAERMVLLGDIRSYTNKAAAELRGYQMLYTEETLHNYREANKQLADSIQKLLDITRSAENQERLKKMASDHKAWIEMNEPRLQIISENENDIHSFEFAQTDEGKKLQQITKESTAVYQKFVKDQLDLVASMQKKNLETLDSNAVMMEVIVFISAAIMMAIFFFIIRTITASIGRLEETIEAVAQNRDFTRNVKIEGNDELTLMSMKINELVNLLRDSFQGIRSTSSENLSVSAELSATTLSIGKAAEEEAKIVTQTTAESDQMKEAMKASALEAQSVRDKALNARENLLEAQSALHNTIEQLSLTVQMEGEINERLNSLSNEASQVKQVLTVIADIADQTNLLALNAAIEAARAGEHGRGFAVVADEVRKLAERTQKSLIETNATVNVIVQSINDITDQMNHNTQRIEKLAGASAEVSDHTEIAVSALADTVQAIEKLSADSQTNADTTDRIIQKIENINRLSTSNARSVEEIAAAAEHLHQMTERLTDQISVFRT, from the coding sequence ATGGTTAACTTTTCTACGATCAAGGGAAAACTGATCGCACTTATGGTGCTGAGTTTCATCAGTTACGTCACGCTGGGGTATCTCACCGACAGCAACAACCGGGATGCGAACAAAACGGCGGAGCGGATGGTACTGCTCGGCGATATTCGTTCGTATACGAACAAGGCGGCGGCGGAACTGCGCGGCTACCAGATGCTCTACACGGAAGAGACCCTTCACAATTACCGCGAGGCCAACAAACAGCTCGCCGATTCGATCCAGAAACTCCTCGACATCACCCGTTCGGCCGAAAACCAGGAACGTCTGAAGAAAATGGCCTCCGACCACAAAGCGTGGATCGAGATGAACGAACCACGCCTGCAGATCATCAGCGAAAACGAAAACGACATCCACTCGTTTGAATTCGCGCAGACCGATGAGGGGAAAAAACTTCAGCAGATCACCAAGGAATCGACTGCCGTCTACCAGAAATTCGTCAAAGACCAGCTCGATCTCGTCGCGTCGATGCAGAAAAAAAACCTCGAAACGCTTGATTCGAATGCCGTCATGATGGAGGTGATCGTTTTCATCAGTGCCGCGATCATGATGGCGATCTTCTTTTTCATCATCCGTACTATCACGGCCTCCATCGGCCGTCTGGAAGAGACGATCGAGGCCGTCGCGCAGAACCGCGATTTTACCCGCAACGTCAAAATCGAAGGGAACGACGAACTGACCTTGATGAGTATGAAAATCAACGAGCTGGTCAACCTGCTGCGCGATTCGTTCCAGGGTATCCGTTCGACGTCGAGCGAAAACCTCTCGGTTTCGGCCGAGCTTTCAGCAACGACCCTCTCGATCGGAAAAGCGGCTGAAGAAGAGGCCAAAATCGTCACCCAGACAACCGCGGAATCGGATCAGATGAAAGAAGCGATGAAAGCTTCCGCACTCGAAGCCCAATCCGTACGCGACAAAGCGCTTAACGCCCGCGAAAACCTCCTCGAAGCGCAGTCGGCGCTCCACAACACGATCGAGCAGCTCTCACTTACCGTCCAGATGGAAGGGGAGATCAACGAACGGCTCAATTCGCTCTCCAACGAAGCGTCCCAGGTCAAACAGGTCCTCACCGTCATCGCCGACATCGCCGACCAGACGAACCTCCTCGCTCTCAATGCCGCCATCGAGGCCGCGCGCGCCGGTGAGCACGGCCGGGGCTTCGCCGTCGTCGCCGACGAGGTGCGTAAACTGGCCGAACGGACCCAGAAAAGCCTGATCGAAACCAATGCAACCGTCAACGTCATCGTCCAGTCGATCAACGACATCACCGATCAGATGAATCACAACACGCAGCGGATCGAAAAACTGGCCGGTGCGTCGGCCGAAGTGAGCGATCACACCGAAATCGCCGTCAGCGCCCTGGCCGATACCGTTCAGGCGATCGAGAAGCTCTCGGCCGATTCGCAGACGAATGCCGATACGACCGACCGCATTATCCAGAAGATCGAAAACATCAACAGACTCTCAACCTCCAACGCACGAAGCGTCGAAGAGATCGCCGCGGCCGCCGAGCATCTGCACCAGATGACCGAGCGCCTCACCGACCAGATTTCGGTTTTCCGTACCTGA
- a CDS encoding CheB methylesterase domain-containing protein yields MYLPAPSKIVLIGASTGGPGVIEKLISGVRGDYPCPICIVQHFPSGLSSSFASRLQNCTSNRVVESSDRLVLERGMVVVAHGGYHLTFTEAGTEGHFAVRHLYGEQGKRHDFIPSVDDMFFSAADLWPGKSILAILLTGIGDDGVEGMVRIASKGGMTICQDEKSSPVFGMPARAIEKGAAGYILSPEEIIRMMDDFVRT; encoded by the coding sequence ATGTACCTTCCGGCCCCTTCCAAAATCGTTCTCATCGGCGCTTCCACCGGAGGGCCGGGCGTGATTGAAAAGCTGATCAGCGGCGTGAGGGGCGATTACCCCTGTCCGATCTGCATCGTGCAGCATTTTCCCTCCGGACTGAGCAGCTCTTTTGCTTCACGACTCCAGAACTGTACCTCCAACCGCGTCGTGGAGTCGTCCGATCGCCTCGTACTGGAGCGGGGAATGGTCGTCGTCGCGCACGGAGGGTACCATCTGACGTTCACCGAAGCGGGAACGGAAGGACACTTCGCCGTACGTCATCTGTACGGAGAGCAGGGGAAACGTCACGATTTCATCCCCAGCGTCGACGACATGTTTTTCAGTGCGGCGGATTTGTGGCCGGGTAAATCGATACTGGCGATTCTGCTAACGGGGATCGGGGATGACGGGGTAGAGGGGATGGTCCGTATCGCATCCAAAGGGGGAATGACGATCTGTCAGGATGAAAAGAGTTCCCCCGTTTTCGGAATGCCCGCCCGGGCAATCGAAAAAGGGGCCGCCGGATACATCCTCTCTCCCGAGGAGATCATCCGGATGATGGACGATTTCGTCCGTACGTAA